A stretch of DNA from Candidatus Hydrogenedens sp.:
CTTGTTGTTAACAAACTTCGTGGAATACTTAAAGTTGCCGCTGTAAAAGCACCAGCCTTTGGTGACCGTAGAAAAGAAATTTTAAGAGACATTTCTATTTTAACTGGTGGACAATTCTTCTCAGAAGATTTAGGAATAAAATTAGAAAATATTACCCTCGACCAATTAGGGAAAGCAAAACGAGTTGAGATTACAAAAGATTATACAACGATTATTGATGGTGCTGGCAAGAAAAAAGATATTCAGGCTCGTTGCGAACAAATACGTCGCCAAATTGAAGAGACGACATCCGAATACGACCGTGAAAAATTACAAGAACGTTTAGCTAAATTAGCAGGTGGAGTTGCAGTCATTCGCGTCGGTGCACCTACAGAAACAGAATTAAAAGAGAAAAAAGACAGAACAGATGACGCATTGAACGCAACTCGTGCCGCTATTGAAGAAGGATTTGTCGCTGGCGGTGGTGTGGCTTTATTACGTGCCCGCAAAGTCTTAGATAACCTAAAACTAAAAGGTGACGAAGGTTTAGGCGTAGCCCTGATTAAAAAAGCATGTGCTGTCCCATTAATTCAGATTGCTGAAAACGCAGGATTAAACGGCGAATTAATCTCTGCTAAATTGGAAGAAGAAAAAGAAAATATCGGATTGAACGCCGAAACAGGCAATGTTGAAGACCTTGTTAAATCTGGTATCATTGACCCAGCAAAGGTTATTCGCTGTGCCTTACAGAATGCAGTCAGCGTTGCAAGTATGATTATTACAACAGAGTGTCTAATTGCAGATCTTCCAGAAAAGACAAACGAAAAAGGTGGAGAGCACAAGCATCATCACCATTACTAAACAGGACATAGAATATAAAAAATCAGAAGGGAAGAAATATTTTCTTCCCTTCTTTCTTTATAAATAGACAGATACAATCTCAATCAGCAATACAAACAACCCTTTTATATCACAAATTTAACCGTAACTATCTTTTTGGGGTTGCATTGTATTTTTATTGTATTCTCCGAAGATATGTCTAATTTTTGTATCACAATTTCCTCAAGATTTACCTCATATGCTTCGTTAATGTTTATACCATACCTGAGAGTGGCTTCGATAGGTTCCGTTGAAGGATTATAAAATCTAAGAATATAACCTGTTTTATCCTCTGCAATTTTCAATGCAGACATTGTTATTATGTCTGGTTCTATTTTCAGCAAAGACAGAGTCTGTGGCAAAGTCCCTTTAGAACAACCTGCCTGTACAGGTTGCAAGGGCGAACAGACCGCCTCTGTCTCTTGCATAACACACCCTTTAATAGTTCCCCCCGCATGTGGATAAATTCTAAAATGAAATTCATGTTCACCAGGGCATTGAGCTAACACCATTTCTGGATGCGACTCCCAATTTTTTGCCACAGTCGCTAAATGAACTGTATATGCCCGTAGCAATGTGATGTAGACGGTTCGAGTCAGGTCGCGAGAAACTTCGTATTCACGTAATCCATCATTTATAATTGCCAATCCGCCCCAAGTATCATCTAAATCAATAAAGCGGTATTGTGGAAAGGTTGCATTAGTAGTATGTTTCCATGGATTATCGGGTCCAGGGACGATTTCACGGTCTAAAATATCAAACGCCGATTCGACTCGAGCAACATCCGTATCAATGTTTGTTGGAAAAGCAATACGTAAGCGGTGGTCACGTGCATTATTAACAAGTTTTACCACGAGTTCCAATGAACGGGACAGATATTTTAAGGTAACAAACATTTGAACTGGTATATTTATTTGACGGATACTTCGACGTGCGTTATTCCCAACACCATCAAGACGGTCACACAAATCATCATTTGAAGCCACCATTTGTGCTGGCACCAACATCTCATATTCTATCTTATAAGTAGCAGAAAATGGACCATCATCAACAAGGGCTATCTTTTTAGGGAAAGGGCGACTATCAATAACTTCATTATTTGCAGGTGGTATATGCATCCATGCGTGCCCAACTTCACCATCATCTACAAGATAACCAAGTCCACAATATATCTTTTCAGAAGGCTTATGGAATATATCAAAAGTCCCGTCATCACGAATAGCAACCCGCATATATTGATTTTCCATCACACGGTCACTGGTAAGTAATGAACCACGTGAGAATGACTTACCATATTTCACACGATATGATGTATATCCCAAGGCTGGCACCTTTGAACAATTAAACGAAACATAATAACGACGAACATTTAAAACATACTTTGCATCTTCAAGGTGGGTTACAACAGATTGCCCTATCTCCTGAGAATGTAATTGCAGAGGAACCTCCTCACCTGTATCTGTGTTTTCTAAGGCAAATTCACTAATCCGTTCCGTTTTTGGCAATTCGATAACAGCAGTAACAGTCTCTTCCCTCTCTTGAGGAAGAGGGTTATATATAGTAATGAGTACCGCATCCTCTTTTTCATTAGAAAAATCTATATTTTTTTGACAATGTGCGATTGCTCTACGTAGAACGCTACGGGATATTTCCTGAACTTGACGTAAACGATGTAATGTGTCTTGCTCAATAATATCAACACCAGAACCAGAAATAGTATCATGTGCATGAGACCGAAGCAATTCTCTCCATGCGAGTTTTAAAATTTCTCCTGGATATTCCATACCGAAGCAAGCACCCAAAACAGCAAGGGGTTCTGCTAACCGCTGAAGTTTACATTCCGCATGATAGTTTGCTTGTTTTACACGCGTACGACTCGAAAGAACGTCACTATATAGATGATAAATTCGGGGCATGGGTTTCGGCGTACGTCGTTCCCCATAAAGGGTTGGTAGTTCTATTTCGTTTGCTTCCTTCAACACCTGTTCCGCATATTCATGATAATCAGAATGTTTAACAATATGTCCGTCAAGCACTTCCTGAGTTTCACGAATAAGGCATATTTCTAATTCGTCTGGGACACTACTATCATGCCCCATCATAAAGGCAATGTGCCGAGTTTTACTAACTTCACACTCAGATTTAAATAATTTTTTAACGCATTCCTTTAATAAAGTTTCATTAAATTTCTTCACAGGTTGTAGCAACACAAAGTGTTCATACTGGGATGCTTTGTCGGCAAGTCGGAAAGGGATTCCCCCCTTCTCCCACGACCAGACACGTTCATTGGGTCCCATCTCATAAACCACGGTGCGATATACTTGATGATAAAAATTATACCTCGCCTGACTACTCATCTGGCTGGCTAATATCTTTGTTCCATCGGCACCTACCCACCAAAATTCATTTGGCACTTCCTCATGGCTAACTCCGTGATAAAACAGGGCTATATGTATTCCAAAACCTTTATAAATCTGTGGTAATTGAGATATCTGCCCATACGAAAATGGGGTGTGCCCAACTTTCATAACCTTACCATATTCCTTTGCTATCACATGTCCAAAAAGCAAATTTCGGATTATAGATTCACTTCCTACCTGAAAACATTCTGGACAGGTATACCACGGTCCTATAAGTAGCCTACCCAATTTAACCTGTTTCTCAATTCGTTCTCGTTCACCCGGAAATACCTCTAAATAATCCTCCACTGGAACAACCTGACTATCTAACACAAATGCCCTATATTCTTCATGTTTTTCAAGAATATCCAGAAGTTTGCGGAAAAATTCTATCAACTGCATCCTTGTCTCTTGAAATGAATATAACCACTCCCGATCCCAATGGGTGTTTGAAATAAAATGGACATATTTCTTTTCTTTTCTCATCGTAGGACTCCTTCTGTTTGGTTTTCTTATTACAATTTCAATTATTTTTTAATTTCCAGTACCTGGGGTCGGGTCAAACAGATGCCGTTTTACAGTTATAGTCCGAAAATTTTCAGAGTCAGGAGAGGTCGGCTTGCTATTTCTTATTACGGGCAAGAGTTTTGAATATTTTGCATTAAGTTGTATATATTCCTTCCATATCTCAGGTACTTCATCCACAGAATATATAGCGCGGACAGGGCATTCATCTACACACACAGCACAATCAATACATTCATCAGGGTCAATTACAAGCATATTTTTCCCCTCATGGAAACATGCCACTGGGCATACCTCCACACAATTCGTATACTTGCAATTAATACATGGTTCACAGACAACAAAAGCCATCTTTCATCCCTTCTTCGGTTCATCGCCACCTTAATAAATAGAATAATAAATTATAAGCCCTTATTCCAAATTCTGGTCTTTAATCTCTCGGAATTTCCAGTGTTTAGGATAATTTTTTGAATTGGCTAAGTCGTCAAACTCATGTAATAATTCCTCTTGCCTTTTTGATAACCGTACTGGAACCTCAACAATTATTTTATAATAGAGGTCACCCCTCCCACGACTATTCAAACGGGGCATCCCCAATCCTTTCTTCCGCAACAAATCGCCAGATTGGGTTCCACTCGGAATAATTAGGTCAATTGAGCCATCTATTAGGGTAGGCACTTTGATTGTAGTCCCTAATATCGCCTGAGATAGGGTTATAGGAACTTCACAGTAAAGGTCGTTCCCTTTCCGTTCAAACAACGGATGGCTTTTAATCTGGAGGTGGATATAAAGGTCACCAGGAGGACCACCACCTATACCAGACTCACCATCCCCGACAGAACGTAAAGTGGTACCTTCATCTACTCCAGGTGGAATATTCACATCTGTTTCGCGTGTTGCGGTGACTCTTCCTTGACCACCACAACGAAGGCAAGGTTTTGAAATATATTTTCCGACACCATGACATTGTGGACAGGTTCGTGTAATACTAAAAAATCCTTGCGATGCACGAATTTGTCCAGTTCCACCACACTGTGGACAGGTCTCGGGTTGGTATCCAGGTGCGGAACCAGTCCCATGACATTCACTACATTGTTCCTTGCATATATAACGTACCCGTTTTCTTGCTCCAGTAGCCGATTCTTTTAAGGTAATTGTTAATGTCGTTTCGACATCACTTCCTCGCTGTGCTGAACTCCTACGGGAAGTGCGTCGCGAACCAGAGCCAAAAATCATATCAAACAAATCATCAAACGGCGATTCAAACCCTTCTCCAAATCCCTCAAAACCACGTGAAAAGCCACCAGTAAAGCCTCCAGTATCAAAAGGCTGACCGTCTACCGTGCCATATCGGTCATATTGGGCACGCTTCTCAGGATTTTTCAAAACGTCGTATGCCGCATTAATTTCCTTTAGTTTTTCTTCTGCTTCTTTATCTCCACCTGTCTTGTCAGGATGATATTTATGTGCCAATTTCAAATAGGCACGACGTATCTCCTCCTGAGTAGCATTTTTCGAAACACCTAATATTTCGTATAAATCTTTTCCACGCACCATAAACACCACTATGTTACTAAAATAAAATTAATTATGTTAACTATTTAATGTCATATAATACCATATTTTTCTCTGTTCCCCTCAGAACCGCTATTTCATTACACATCTACAACTCTACCACCACCGTCTCCGCCAGATGATGTATTATCCTCTGACGAGGTGGATGTATTTGTCGTTTGTTGGTCTGTCGAAGCACCACCTGCATGCTGGGTTGCTGAACGATACATAGCCTCAGACAATTTATGTGTTGCTGAGGTAACCTTGTTCATTGCTGACTCAATATCTTCAATACGATCACCTGCCAACGCTTTTCGTAGTTCTTCCAAAGCAGACTCAACCTGAGCCTTATCACTGGCTGAAACTTTATCACCATATTCTTTCAACAGCTTCTCTGTACTGTATAAAAGCGAATCTGCATTGTTTCGGGTTTCAATCTCTTTACGACGCTTTTTATCCTCTTCTGCATGTTGTTCAGCCTCTCTAACCATTCGCTGTATTTCTTCTTCAGTTAAGCCACTTGAACTTTCGATACGAATCTTCTGCTCTTTTCCAGTGGCGAGGTCCTTTGCCGAAACATGCAAAATCCCATTAGCATCAATATCAAACGTAACTTCAATTTGCGGGACACCCCTCGGTGCAGGAGGAATACCCACAAGGTCGAACCGTCCCAGTGTGCGGTTATCTCTTGCCATTTCACGTTCCCCTTGAAGGACGTGAATAGTGACAGAAGTCTGGTTATCCGAGGCAGTAGTAAAGATTTGCCGTTTTGTCACAGGAATAGTAGTGTTCC
This window harbors:
- the groL gene encoding chaperonin GroEL (60 kDa chaperone family; promotes refolding of misfolded polypeptides especially under stressful conditions; forms two stacked rings of heptamers to form a barrel-shaped 14mer; ends can be capped by GroES; misfolded proteins enter the barrel where they are refolded when GroES binds) is translated as MAKQLLFGEEAREALIKGVDMLADAVKATLGPRGRNVLLEKTYGSPSLTKDGVTVAKEIDLKDPFENMGARMLREAASKTNDTAGDGTTTATVLAQAMVHEGLRLVTAGANPMALKRGMDKATDEIVKAIANMSKKVRSSDEIFQVAAVSANGDKEIGKFIADAIDKVGNDGVITVEKGKGLKTEIEIVDGMQFDRGYLSPYFVTDPNNMTAVLEDCYILCHEKKISNIHELLPLLQKLAQTGKPMLIIAEDIEGEALATLVVNKLRGILKVAAVKAPAFGDRRKEILRDISILTGGQFFSEDLGIKLENITLDQLGKAKRVEITKDYTTIIDGAGKKKDIQARCEQIRRQIEETTSEYDREKLQERLAKLAGGVAVIRVGAPTETELKEKKDRTDDALNATRAAIEEGFVAGGGVALLRARKVLDNLKLKGDEGLGVALIKKACAVPLIQIAENAGLNGELISAKLEEEKENIGLNAETGNVEDLVKSGIIDPAKVIRCALQNAVSVASMIITTECLIADLPEKTNEKGGEHKHHHHY
- a CDS encoding glycoside hydrolase family 38 C-terminal domain-containing protein: MRKEKKYVHFISNTHWDREWLYSFQETRMQLIEFFRKLLDILEKHEEYRAFVLDSQVVPVEDYLEVFPGERERIEKQVKLGRLLIGPWYTCPECFQVGSESIIRNLLFGHVIAKEYGKVMKVGHTPFSYGQISQLPQIYKGFGIHIALFYHGVSHEEVPNEFWWVGADGTKILASQMSSQARYNFYHQVYRTVVYEMGPNERVWSWEKGGIPFRLADKASQYEHFVLLQPVKKFNETLLKECVKKLFKSECEVSKTRHIAFMMGHDSSVPDELEICLIRETQEVLDGHIVKHSDYHEYAEQVLKEANEIELPTLYGERRTPKPMPRIYHLYSDVLSSRTRVKQANYHAECKLQRLAEPLAVLGACFGMEYPGEILKLAWRELLRSHAHDTISGSGVDIIEQDTLHRLRQVQEISRSVLRRAIAHCQKNIDFSNEKEDAVLITIYNPLPQEREETVTAVIELPKTERISEFALENTDTGEEVPLQLHSQEIGQSVVTHLEDAKYVLNVRRYYVSFNCSKVPALGYTSYRVKYGKSFSRGSLLTSDRVMENQYMRVAIRDDGTFDIFHKPSEKIYCGLGYLVDDGEVGHAWMHIPPANNEVIDSRPFPKKIALVDDGPFSATYKIEYEMLVPAQMVASNDDLCDRLDGVGNNARRSIRQINIPVQMFVTLKYLSRSLELVVKLVNNARDHRLRIAFPTNIDTDVARVESAFDILDREIVPGPDNPWKHTTNATFPQYRFIDLDDTWGGLAIINDGLREYEVSRDLTRTVYITLLRAYTVHLATVAKNWESHPEMVLAQCPGEHEFHFRIYPHAGGTIKGCVMQETEAVCSPLQPVQAGCSKGTLPQTLSLLKIEPDIITMSALKIAEDKTGYILRFYNPSTEPIEATLRYGININEAYEVNLEEIVIQKLDISSENTIKIQCNPKKIVTVKFVI
- a CDS encoding ferredoxin family protein is translated as MAFVVCEPCINCKYTNCVEVCPVACFHEGKNMLVIDPDECIDCAVCVDECPVRAIYSVDEVPEIWKEYIQLNAKYSKLLPVIRNSKPTSPDSENFRTITVKRHLFDPTPGTGN
- the dnaJ gene encoding molecular chaperone DnaJ, which translates into the protein MVRGKDLYEILGVSKNATQEEIRRAYLKLAHKYHPDKTGGDKEAEEKLKEINAAYDVLKNPEKRAQYDRYGTVDGQPFDTGGFTGGFSRGFEGFGEGFESPFDDLFDMIFGSGSRRTSRRSSAQRGSDVETTLTITLKESATGARKRVRYICKEQCSECHGTGSAPGYQPETCPQCGGTGQIRASQGFFSITRTCPQCHGVGKYISKPCLRCGGQGRVTATRETDVNIPPGVDEGTTLRSVGDGESGIGGGPPGDLYIHLQIKSHPLFERKGNDLYCEVPITLSQAILGTTIKVPTLIDGSIDLIIPSGTQSGDLLRKKGLGMPRLNSRGRGDLYYKIIVEVPVRLSKRQEELLHEFDDLANSKNYPKHWKFREIKDQNLE